A single region of the Candidatus Angelobacter sp. genome encodes:
- a CDS encoding inorganic phosphate transporter, with the protein MIIFLLLATCFLAYSNGANDNFKGVASLFGSRTCSYKTAITWATITTGAGSIAAIFLAESLLKTFSGKGLVPDALTAQPEFLLAVALGAGATVVLATLLGFPISTTHGLTGALVGAGLVTGVSSVNFSALGKNFVMPLLFAPFIAVIAGATVYGVLRAVRLRSGIGKEMCVCIGAETQILPVPRPDGLFAAETLPRFTVTVGQSAVCQQRYTGSFLGINAGKLLDGLHFLSAGAVSFARGLNDTPKIAALLLVATALRIQWGLVAVTVAMAVGGLLNARKVADTMANKITGMNPGQGFAANLATALLVNTASYHGLPVSTTHVSVGALLGIGITTRQAKWKPVIGVVLSWVITLPSAAIIAGAVYWLTTRW; encoded by the coding sequence ATGATTATTTTCCTCCTTCTGGCGACCTGCTTCCTCGCGTATTCCAACGGCGCCAACGACAACTTCAAAGGTGTGGCCTCACTGTTCGGCAGCCGCACCTGTTCCTATAAGACAGCCATCACCTGGGCCACGATCACGACGGGCGCGGGCAGCATTGCCGCCATCTTTCTGGCCGAATCGCTGCTCAAAACATTTTCCGGCAAGGGACTCGTGCCGGATGCGTTGACCGCCCAACCGGAGTTTCTTCTCGCCGTGGCGTTGGGCGCGGGAGCCACGGTTGTTCTGGCTACCCTGCTCGGTTTTCCCATTTCAACCACCCACGGTCTGACCGGGGCGCTCGTCGGAGCCGGGCTGGTTACAGGCGTGAGCAGCGTAAACTTTTCCGCCCTCGGCAAGAACTTCGTCATGCCGTTGTTGTTTGCGCCCTTCATCGCCGTCATTGCCGGCGCGACCGTGTATGGCGTCCTGCGAGCGGTACGACTGCGGTCCGGCATCGGCAAGGAAATGTGCGTCTGCATCGGCGCAGAAACTCAAATCCTGCCGGTGCCGCGTCCCGATGGCTTGTTTGCGGCAGAGACACTGCCCAGGTTCACTGTCACTGTCGGCCAATCCGCGGTGTGCCAGCAGCGGTACACCGGGAGTTTCCTCGGCATCAATGCGGGCAAACTCCTGGACGGACTGCATTTTCTTTCGGCGGGCGCAGTCAGCTTTGCGCGCGGGCTGAATGACACGCCGAAGATCGCGGCGCTGCTGCTGGTGGCGACGGCGTTGAGAATTCAATGGGGGTTGGTTGCTGTCACTGTGGCGATGGCGGTCGGCGGACTGCTCAATGCCAGGAAAGTCGCTGACACGATGGCCAACAAAATCACCGGCATGAATCCGGGCCAGGGATTCGCGGCGAATCTCGCCACCGCGCTCCTGGTGAACACCGCCAGCTACCACGGTTTGCCGGTCAGCACGACGCACGTCAGCGTTGGAGCGCTGCTCGGCATCGGCATTACCACGCGACAGGCGAAATGGAAGCCGGTCATCGGCGTCGTGTTGTCGTGGGTCATCACGCTGCCGTCCGCCGCCATCATCGCCGGGGCGGTTTACTGGCTGACAACGCGCTGGTAA
- a CDS encoding metalloregulator ArsR/SmtB family transcription factor, whose product MTGLDCLAALKALGEETRLRILRLLFKEPLSVNAIADRLKASQYNVSKHLRIMREAGLLEVEKQGKERRYGVTRKLKSQVTANNNILDLGCCTFRLDKLPG is encoded by the coding sequence ATGACCGGACTCGACTGCCTGGCTGCGCTCAAAGCTTTGGGCGAGGAAACCCGCCTGCGCATTCTACGCCTGCTCTTCAAGGAGCCGTTGAGTGTTAATGCGATCGCCGACCGGTTGAAGGCTTCGCAGTATAATGTTTCCAAACATCTTCGCATCATGCGGGAGGCCGGCCTGCTGGAAGTCGAGAAACAGGGCAAGGAACGGCGCTACGGCGTGACGCGCAAGTTGAAAAGCCAGGTCACGGCCAACAACAACATCCTTGATCTCGGCTGCTGCACGTTCCGCCTCGACAAACTGCCCGGCTGA
- a CDS encoding S41 family peptidase, which yields MEITKEKMNFNSLTLSTLTITLLLAAPSPATAQATRKFEPKQLREDFQIARQSLVEGHSCLYRCTKKADLDRIFDEAEKSLDHPMDSYEFYRVMAPTIAAIKCGHTGVSMSADVRAEIEALPWLPFNVKVLESKAYIFRDYAKGGSLAGKEIQSINGVPVARIISTMLAASMKDGDVQTTRQRDISGNFARNLIALLGLRAPYEVVMADAGSKPTEKVQVAGLKHDELARMAKTLYPQDEGSKEFADLKFFDEGQIARLTYSIFGENVEEGRAFMKRAFETIQSKDSKALILDLRGNGGGEGELGGLLLSYLLVTPFNYYDDLLINKNCGMSYSFSKFTDDHRDLTVPPGLAELRADGKVHQIVDSLLAVQQPSKPTFTGPVYILIDGGCLSTTSEFLTEVDVHHRASFIGEETAGCYYGNNSGTVIKITLPNTKLGIFIPLMSCYMSVGGHHEHDAARGVLPDFPVKRTIADLVAGVDRDFELALELARKKR from the coding sequence ATGGAAATCACCAAGGAAAAGATGAACTTTAATTCGCTCACCCTGAGCACACTTACCATAACCCTGTTGCTCGCGGCCCCCAGCCCGGCGACGGCTCAAGCGACCAGGAAATTCGAACCAAAACAACTGCGGGAAGATTTTCAAATCGCCCGGCAGTCCCTGGTGGAAGGCCATAGCTGCCTCTACCGGTGCACAAAAAAGGCCGACCTCGATCGTATCTTTGATGAGGCCGAAAAATCCCTGGACCACCCCATGGATTCCTACGAATTCTATCGGGTGATGGCGCCAACCATCGCCGCCATCAAGTGCGGCCATACCGGCGTGAGCATGTCGGCCGATGTTCGCGCGGAGATCGAGGCCCTGCCATGGCTCCCGTTCAACGTGAAGGTGCTGGAGTCTAAAGCGTACATCTTCAGGGATTACGCGAAAGGTGGGAGCTTGGCCGGGAAGGAAATTCAATCGATCAACGGTGTGCCTGTCGCCCGCATCATTTCCACGATGCTTGCCGCCTCAATGAAGGATGGTGATGTGCAAACCACCCGCCAAAGGGATATCAGCGGTAATTTCGCGAGGAACCTCATCGCTTTACTTGGATTGAGAGCTCCCTACGAGGTGGTAATGGCCGATGCTGGAAGCAAACCGACGGAGAAGGTTCAAGTCGCGGGTCTAAAACACGATGAGCTGGCCAGGATGGCAAAAACGCTCTACCCTCAGGACGAGGGAAGCAAGGAGTTCGCAGATTTGAAATTTTTCGACGAGGGGCAAATCGCGCGTCTGACTTACTCCATTTTTGGGGAGAACGTGGAAGAAGGCCGGGCGTTCATGAAACGCGCTTTTGAAACCATCCAATCCAAAGATTCCAAGGCGCTCATCCTGGACCTGAGAGGCAACGGCGGGGGTGAAGGCGAGCTTGGGGGACTCCTGCTGTCCTACCTCCTGGTCACACCGTTCAATTACTACGACGATCTCCTCATCAACAAGAACTGTGGCATGAGTTACAGTTTCTCGAAGTTCACCGACGACCACCGCGACCTGACTGTCCCACCGGGTTTGGCTGAGCTCCGAGCCGACGGCAAAGTCCACCAGATCGTGGATTCTCTCTTGGCTGTCCAGCAGCCAAGCAAACCCACGTTCACCGGTCCAGTTTACATCTTGATCGACGGCGGCTGTCTCTCGACCACTTCGGAATTCCTGACCGAAGTCGACGTTCATCATCGCGCCAGCTTCATCGGGGAAGAAACCGCCGGCTGTTACTACGGCAATAACTCCGGAACGGTGATCAAAATCACCCTCCCCAACACCAAGCTGGGGATTTTTATCCCGCTAATGAGCTGCTATATGTCCGTAGGAGGCCATCACGAGCACGACGCTGCGCGTGGTGTGCTTCCGGATTTCCCCGTGAAGCGAACCATCGCCGATCTCGTGGCCGGGGTTGATCGGGATTTCGAGCTGGCGTTGGAGCTAGCTCGAAAGAAACGATAA
- a CDS encoding GNAT family N-acetyltransferase: MRVHLQPATIADAAPLAALHTAIADHLTGLHGRGPWSSRSSEKGVLYAMRTSQVFVAWRGNEIIATLRLATKKPWAIDTSYFTPCQRPLYLLAMAVTPARQRRGIGRRCLEEAARIARAWPADAIRLDAYDADAGAGRFYARCGCTEVGRVTYRNTPLIYYELRLTQPDV, encoded by the coding sequence ATGCGTGTTCACCTTCAACCCGCGACAATCGCTGACGCCGCCCCGCTCGCCGCGCTGCATACCGCGATCGCCGACCATCTGACCGGCCTGCACGGACGCGGCCCCTGGTCATCCAGATCTTCTGAAAAGGGCGTCCTCTACGCCATGCGCACGTCGCAGGTTTTTGTAGCGTGGCGCGGCAACGAGATAATTGCCACGCTCCGGCTGGCGACCAAAAAACCCTGGGCGATCGACACGAGCTATTTCACGCCGTGCCAAAGACCGCTTTATCTTCTCGCAATGGCGGTGACGCCGGCAAGACAACGTCGTGGAATTGGCCGACGCTGCCTGGAAGAAGCCGCAAGGATCGCCCGAGCCTGGCCGGCGGATGCGATTCGCCTCGATGCCTATGACGCCGACGCCGGAGCGGGGCGCTTTTACGCGCGCTGCGGTTGCACCGAAGTGGGACGGGTTACGTATCGAAACACTCCCCTGATCTACTATGAGTTGCGCCTTACACAGCCGGATGTTTGA